A single window of Paenibacillus sp. FSL H8-0537 DNA harbors:
- a CDS encoding YhgE/Pip domain-containing protein, with the protein MGVFQVFWKEIKLLGKKPMVLLTLAGVALLPMLYSSFLVEGSWDPYGQTSKLPVAVVNLDQGADYEGKQLHIGEDFVDELGKNTDFSWSFVTQDQAKTGMSNNHYYMTITIPEHFSQDASTLTKAEPKQAEIIFEPNSDYNFVGAQIGSSAMKELKSKLSVQITEAYTRSMFEQIDKISDGLGKAGSGATELQDGAGKLEGGITTLKKNLNKLASGTADVQVGVKQLASGAGDLAKGAGALKSGTATLSSGLSELSAAAAKLDAGASSAQDGAAKLEAGLQAASVGSGKLSAGLTASEKASAQVAAGASQVADGLAQLVASSPELQSNEQLAKLLAASRQVASGSEQLHDGQKQLLTGSTELAKGQKQLLDGAAKLSSGQQELAQGLHTFSTKMKEAAAGGEKTAEGASSLQAGAAKLQTGLGKLNGGVSELADGSKKLDDGAGQLADGSVKLVDGSGELASQLNEAASKSSDVQSGDSTVSMFAAPVKVTENTDHKLSHYGLGITPYFLSLALFMGALVFTTVFSLRESGIASATPMQRFVSRTLTFTMVSLVQSVIADTVLLYVLKLEVHSKPLFFLFTIITSLTFTWIVQMLVTWLDNPGRFAVIVLMILQLTSSAGTFPLEMLPDWMQKVNPWLPMTHSIIGFKAIVASGDYGVMREQMLILGIFAIIALALTFLYFFRQTGKNEELQAITA; encoded by the coding sequence ATGGGAGTATTTCAAGTGTTTTGGAAGGAAATCAAGCTGCTCGGCAAGAAGCCGATGGTGCTGCTGACGTTAGCGGGTGTTGCTCTGCTGCCGATGCTGTACAGCAGTTTTCTAGTAGAAGGCTCATGGGACCCTTACGGACAGACGAGCAAGCTGCCGGTAGCGGTTGTTAATCTTGACCAAGGGGCAGACTATGAAGGCAAGCAGCTGCATATTGGCGAGGATTTTGTCGATGAGCTGGGGAAAAATACTGACTTTAGCTGGTCATTCGTTACGCAGGATCAGGCAAAGACCGGCATGAGCAATAATCATTATTATATGACGATAACGATTCCTGAGCATTTTTCGCAGGATGCATCGACGCTGACGAAGGCTGAGCCGAAGCAGGCGGAAATTATTTTTGAACCGAATAGCGATTATAACTTTGTAGGCGCACAAATCGGCAGCAGCGCAATGAAAGAGCTGAAGTCGAAGCTGTCCGTGCAAATAACAGAAGCCTATACGCGCAGCATGTTTGAGCAAATCGATAAAATTTCCGATGGGCTTGGTAAAGCAGGCTCAGGTGCAACGGAGCTTCAAGATGGGGCAGGCAAGCTAGAGGGCGGCATTACGACGCTGAAAAAGAATTTGAACAAGCTGGCGAGCGGCACAGCGGACGTTCAGGTAGGTGTGAAGCAGCTCGCGAGCGGCGCGGGCGACCTTGCCAAAGGCGCAGGTGCGCTGAAGTCGGGAACCGCGACTTTGTCGAGCGGGCTCAGTGAGCTGTCTGCGGCCGCTGCCAAGCTGGATGCAGGGGCAAGCAGCGCGCAGGATGGCGCTGCTAAGCTTGAAGCTGGCTTGCAAGCGGCAAGCGTTGGAAGCGGAAAGCTGTCCGCTGGCTTGACGGCTTCGGAGAAGGCCAGCGCGCAGGTTGCGGCCGGCGCAAGCCAGGTCGCTGACGGTTTGGCGCAGCTCGTAGCGAGCAGCCCGGAGCTGCAAAGCAATGAGCAGCTGGCAAAGCTGCTGGCGGCTAGCCGCCAAGTGGCGTCCGGCAGCGAGCAGCTGCATGACGGACAGAAGCAATTGCTGACCGGCAGCACAGAGCTTGCGAAAGGACAGAAGCAGCTGCTGGATGGAGCAGCTAAGCTTAGCAGCGGACAGCAGGAGCTGGCTCAAGGGCTGCATACCTTCAGCACCAAAATGAAGGAAGCTGCGGCAGGCGGCGAGAAAACAGCAGAAGGTGCCTCAAGCCTTCAAGCAGGCGCTGCAAAGCTGCAAACGGGACTTGGAAAGCTGAACGGCGGCGTTAGTGAACTGGCCGACGGCTCTAAAAAACTTGACGATGGCGCAGGCCAACTGGCCGATGGCTCCGTGAAGCTGGTTGACGGATCGGGCGAGCTTGCGAGCCAATTAAATGAAGCGGCTAGTAAATCGTCAGACGTGCAATCAGGAGACAGCACGGTTAGCATGTTCGCTGCTCCAGTCAAAGTGACAGAAAACACCGATCATAAGCTAAGCCATTATGGTCTGGGCATTACGCCATATTTCCTGTCACTGGCGCTATTTATGGGAGCGCTCGTGTTTACTACGGTGTTCTCTTTGAGAGAGTCTGGCATTGCCAGTGCGACACCTATGCAGCGTTTTGTCAGCCGGACGCTGACGTTTACGATGGTCAGTCTCGTGCAGTCGGTCATTGCCGACACGGTTTTGCTATACGTCCTCAAGCTCGAAGTTCACAGCAAGCCATTATTTTTCTTATTCACGATTATAACAAGCTTGACCTTCACTTGGATTGTACAAATGCTCGTCACATGGCTTGATAACCCGGGCCGCTTTGCGGTCATCGTGCTGATGATTTTGCAGCTTACTTCAAGCGCAGGAACGTTTCCGCTGGAGATGCTGCCGGACTGGATGCAGAAGGTAAACCCTTGGCTGCCGATGACACACAGCATAATCGGCTTCAAAGCGATTGTAGCAAGTGGAGATTATGGGGTAATGCGCGAGCAAATGTTGATTTTAGGCATCTTTGCGATTATTGCGCTCGCCTTGACCTTCCTGTATTTCTTTCGCCAGACGGGCAAAAATGAAGAATTACAAGCCATTACCGCATAA
- a CDS encoding TetR/AcrR family transcriptional regulator → MAIDRKTLILEAAAQSFAQFGYKATTMDLVSKIANVGKGTIYTFFKTKEELFEEILGKAFAELQSIMNEGTEQDAAFVDNLFHVLDSILDFRSDHELAVKLSQEVRDIGTVQALEGIRRMEQFALDFLKQQLERAIDNGEVKPCNPEIAAFMIFRLYIGLTSDWNKLSAPLSKDEIKQNMLSFITYGIVADPVK, encoded by the coding sequence ATGGCGATTGATCGCAAAACATTGATTTTAGAAGCGGCGGCACAGTCGTTTGCACAGTTTGGCTATAAAGCGACGACGATGGATCTCGTATCCAAAATCGCAAATGTAGGCAAGGGGACGATTTACACCTTTTTCAAGACGAAGGAAGAGCTGTTTGAGGAAATTCTCGGCAAAGCCTTTGCAGAGCTGCAAAGCATTATGAACGAGGGAACGGAGCAGGACGCGGCGTTCGTCGACAATTTGTTTCATGTGCTTGATTCGATTCTCGATTTCCGCTCTGACCATGAGCTGGCGGTGAAGCTCTCCCAGGAGGTACGAGACATTGGAACGGTGCAGGCGCTGGAGGGTATTCGCCGAATGGAGCAGTTCGCGCTGGACTTTCTTAAGCAGCAGCTTGAACGGGCGATTGACAATGGCGAAGTGAAGCCCTGCAATCCTGAAATTGCCGCGTTTATGATTTTTCGGCTGTACATCGGATTGACGTCCGATTGGAATAAGCTGAGCGCGCCGCTGAGCAAGGATGAGATTAAACAAAATATGCTTTCCTTTATCACATATGGCATTGTAGCCGATCCGGTAAAGTAA
- a CDS encoding SRPBCC family protein: protein MPIIKTELYIKAQAQLCFDLARSIDIHAESTSQTRERAIGGVTQGLIELGQFVTWEAVHFGIKQRLTARISVMEAPHYFVDEQVSGAFKHFTHSHEFIISGDGTLMIDTFDYASPLGLLGKLADALFLKRYMRVFLTRRNLYIKNIAEQRAMAACNKN from the coding sequence ATGCCGATTATAAAGACTGAGCTTTACATCAAGGCGCAAGCCCAGCTATGCTTTGATCTGGCCCGCAGCATTGATATCCATGCGGAATCGACTTCACAGACGAGAGAACGCGCGATTGGCGGCGTGACGCAGGGGTTAATTGAGCTAGGACAGTTTGTGACGTGGGAGGCTGTGCATTTTGGCATCAAGCAGCGGCTGACAGCGCGCATTTCCGTCATGGAGGCTCCGCATTATTTTGTGGACGAGCAGGTTAGCGGGGCGTTTAAGCATTTTACACATTCCCATGAATTTATCATCTCCGGCGACGGAACCTTAATGATTGATACGTTTGATTATGCCTCGCCCTTGGGACTTCTGGGAAAGCTTGCAGATGCGCTGTTTCTTAAGCGCTATATGCGGGTATTTTTGACAAGACGCAACCTTTATATTAAAAATATTGCGGAACAGCGTGCAATGGCGGCGTGTAATAAGAATTGA
- a CDS encoding DUF4395 domain-containing protein yields the protein MMREVPMRYVKANQVGIVTFVLLSFVLNQPLLLGILWIIQVVGLASAGKLNLFVRIAKLILKGSGTVTQAAELQRFNNVLAVLFLTLALASAAFGWDIAAYAFSIMLLAAASAALLGYCVGCTVYFWYKQFRAGRKIGGI from the coding sequence ATGATGCGTGAAGTGCCTATGCGCTATGTTAAAGCGAACCAGGTTGGAATCGTTACTTTTGTTCTTCTCTCGTTTGTCCTTAATCAGCCCTTGCTATTGGGGATATTATGGATCATTCAAGTGGTTGGCCTTGCTTCCGCAGGGAAGCTTAATCTTTTTGTACGGATCGCGAAGCTGATTTTAAAAGGATCAGGCACGGTGACGCAAGCGGCTGAGCTGCAGCGTTTCAACAATGTGCTGGCTGTGCTGTTCCTTACTTTAGCGCTGGCATCCGCAGCGTTTGGCTGGGACATTGCAGCGTATGCGTTCTCCATTATGCTGCTGGCAGCCGCTAGCGCCGCCCTGCTCGGCTATTGCGTAGGCTGCACCGTTTATTTCTGGTACAAGCAATTCCGCGCAGGCCGAAAAATTGGCGGTATTTAG